From a single Rutidosis leptorrhynchoides isolate AG116_Rl617_1_P2 chromosome 5, CSIRO_AGI_Rlap_v1, whole genome shotgun sequence genomic region:
- the LOC139849883 gene encoding uncharacterized protein — protein sequence MSFKLVTNWDGKHLMVFRVEKYWTQKLYEWKRSHVYFPSSSRRSQNLIFNSKKFVVSICISFQNVIVVSCKVIWLILVVILTFVVYCHYCLKSPEARLFHPPIDSGTDDDINAELSNYVLQINDEMVLAEHTLQDISNSMNVFISKAEKQQNDNMLKLIEKSIVFNGLEIFDDDRVRPLLSVELVNSWSLPILTLTCIAIALPNICKDVVESMVKSVGEGLSYIHLVEESFNRENEYVNIRTVTMTLWHGIENNPHWSKNAIKVNTFKGKTATEVLKWFAEKAEEESINHKKVKSFERLIAANSIDLSGFRLFYPARKLNKTSNTILLTDESNAEPICEKQFDLLNGMITDILSACFTNIPQIITMKCHESVIEKREASVKVAAKLLGKTVKILQNLETCELPSMDPDKMAYIDEWRNYLKQSIP from the exons ATGAGCTTCAAGTTGGTCACTAATTGGGATGGTAAACATCTAATGGTCTTTAGAGTCGAAAAGTATTGGACCCAAAAATTGTACGAGTGGAAAAGAAGTCATGTTTATTTTCCATCAAGCAGTCGTAGATCACAAAATCTAATCTTTAATTCAAAAAAGTTCGTTGTAAGCATATGCATTAGTTTTCAAAATGTAATCGTTGTATCGTGCAAAGTGATATGGCTCATCTTAGTAGTTATTCTAACTTTCGTTGTGTATTGTCATTACTGTTTGAAGTCACCTGAGGCAAGATTATTTCATCCGCCCATCGACTCAGGGACTGACGACGATATAAACGCAGAACTTAGTAATTACGTTTTACAAATTAACGATGAGATGGTGCTCGCTGAACACACATTGCAGGACATTTCTAATTCTATGAATGTCTTCATATCAAAGGCTGAGAAACAACAAAACGACAATATGCTTAAGCTTATTGAGAAATCTATAGTATTCAATGGATTAGAGATATTTGACGACGATCGCGTTCGACCTCTGCTTTCGGTGGAACTTGTTAATAGTTGGAGCTTACCGATATTAACGTTAACATGCATAGCTATTGCGCTCCCTAATATATGCAAGGATGTGGTTGAAAGCATGGTCAAAAGTGTTGGAGAAGGTCTTTCATACATCCACCTTGTAGAAGAAAGCTTCAATAGAGAAAACGAATACGTAAATATTCGAACAGTCACTATGACATTATGGCATGGGATCGAAAACAATCCCCATTGGTCAAAGAATGCAATAAAAGTAAATACTTTTAAAGGGAAAACAGCAACTGAGGTTCTTAAATGGTTTGCTGAAAAAGCTGAGGAAGAAAGTATCAATCACAAAAAGGTGAAATCTTTTGAGAGATTGATTGCTGCAAATTCAAT tgatttatccggctttcGATTATTTTACCCTGCACGAAAATTAAATAAAACCTCCAACACAATCTTACTTACAGATGAAAGCAACGCAGAACCTATTTGCGAAAAACAGTTTGATCTTTTGAATGGCATGATTACAGACATATTGTCTGCTTGTTTTACCAACATACCACAAATCATAACAATGAAATGCCATGAAAGTGTGATAGAGAAACGAGAGGCGAGTGTCAAGGTTGCTGCAAAGCTACTTGGTAAGACTGTGAAGATATTACAAAACCTAGAGACGTGTGAACTACCGAGTATGGATCCTGATAAGATGGCGTATATCGATGAGTGGCGTAATTATCTGAAGCAATCAATCCCATAA